One region of Triticum aestivum cultivar Chinese Spring chromosome 6B, IWGSC CS RefSeq v2.1, whole genome shotgun sequence genomic DNA includes:
- the LOC123135254 gene encoding uncharacterized protein At2g24330, whose product MADAEAPAAKRLARAGSFSGVWWKLGDPAGDPAAVERRLRAVADEEAAVRARISRRHAGARGVRRGIAVASLAIEVVALVHAYWTARRRRVAGWSRKLLLLLATPLLAVPASAAVVLAAFARLHKMLDARDEQRLRALVAERKAKIGQFRGSHHNMQKLSEVSTKYDPDATAASSDQPVVAAAAAASGRIKRSHSRLSFHIGDD is encoded by the exons ATGGCGGATGCGGAGGCGCCCGCGGCGAAGCGGCTGGCACGCGCGGGCAGCTTCTCGGGCGTGTGGTGGAAGCTCGGCGACCCCGCGGGTGACCCGGCCGCGGTCGAGCGCCGGCTGCGCGcagtcgccgacgaggaggccgcCGTCCGTGCCCGCATTAGCAGGCGCCACGCCGGCGCCCGCGGCGTCCGGCGCGGCATCGCCGTCGCCTCCCTTGCCATCGAG GTGGTGGCGTTGGTGCATGCTTActggacggcgaggcggcggcgcgtggcCGGCTGGAGCAGGAAGCTGCTGCTCCTGCTGGCTACTCCTCTGCTCGCCGTGCCGGCCTCGGCCGCCGTCGTCTTGGCCGCGTTCGCCAGGCTCCACAAGATGT TGGACGCGCGGGACGAGCAGCGGCTGAGGGCGCTGGTGGCGGAGCGCAAGGCCAAGATCGGGCAGTTCCGCGGCAGCCACCACAACATGCAGAAGCTCAGCGAGGTCTCCACT aAGTACGATCCAGATGCTACTGCTGCTAGTTCCGACCAGCCGGTCGTggccgcggcggccgccgcctCCGGGAGGATCAAGCGGAGCCACTCGCGGCTGAGCTTCCACATCGGAGACGACTGA